The following are encoded in a window of Thermococcus sp. CX2 genomic DNA:
- a CDS encoding proteasome assembly chaperone family protein yields the protein MENGKPVKIVLPEIKNPILIEGYPGIGLVGHIAANFLAKELGMEMIGYVESPFIPPMALILEGKPNPPLRFYGKDNIILAVADIYVPPTLVSEIAKELVRYLKDMNAEKVISMGGIGIGFFKEQMDVWGVGAREELNNELESLGVKILQYGSIMGMSGKLLWEASRENLNAYVLLGETFGDRPDPRAAANVIEILKKLTPIDVSTEPLIKEAEMIEEQLRKMHEQMEQARRKAEKQYESIYL from the coding sequence ATGGAGAACGGGAAGCCCGTCAAGATAGTCCTGCCCGAGATAAAGAACCCCATTCTCATCGAGGGATATCCCGGAATAGGCCTAGTAGGCCACATAGCGGCCAACTTCTTAGCGAAGGAACTCGGAATGGAGATGATAGGCTACGTGGAGAGCCCATTCATCCCGCCGATGGCGCTCATCCTTGAGGGGAAGCCCAACCCACCACTCAGGTTCTACGGAAAAGACAATATAATCCTCGCCGTTGCCGATATCTACGTGCCTCCAACTTTGGTAAGCGAGATAGCAAAGGAGCTGGTGCGTTACCTCAAAGATATGAACGCGGAGAAGGTAATCTCCATGGGTGGCATAGGAATAGGCTTCTTCAAGGAGCAGATGGACGTATGGGGCGTTGGAGCGAGGGAAGAGCTCAACAACGAGCTTGAAAGCTTGGGCGTCAAGATACTCCAGTACGGCTCGATAATGGGGATGAGCGGCAAGCTCCTCTGGGAGGCGAGCAGGGAAAACCTAAACGCCTACGTTCTGCTCGGCGAGACCTTCGGCGACAGGCCCGACCCGAGGGCGGCAGCCAACGTCATCGAGATCCTCAAGAAGCTGACGCCTATAGACGTCTCGACGGAGCCGCTGATCAAGGAGGCAGAGATGATAGAGGAGCAGCTCAGGAAGATGCACGAGCAGATGGAGCAGGCGAGGAGAAAGGCCGAGAAGCAGTACGAGAGCATCTACCTGTGA
- a CDS encoding amidohydrolase family protein, protein MGILIKNGYVIYGENLEVIKADVLIESNKIVEVAKNINKSADTVIDAKGKVVSPGFVNLHTHSPMGLFRGLADDLPLMDWLQNHIWPNEAKLTREYTKVGAYLGALEMIKTGTTTFLDMYFFMDAVAEVTLESGLRGYLSYGMIDLGDPEKTEKEIKEALRTMEFIEGLNSERVQFVFGPHAPYTCSLALLKEVRRLANEHGKMITIHVSETMAEIGQISERYGKSPVVLLDEIGFLGRDVIIAHGVWLDSRDIHILARSGVTVAHNPASNMKLASGVMPLQRLLNAGVNVGLGTDGSASNNNLDMLDEMKLAALLHKVHNLDPTVADAKTVFRMATVNGARALGLKAGIIKEGYLADVAIIDFNKPHLRPINNVVSHLVYAANGNDVETTIVNGEMLMLDREVLTLDEEKILSEAEKVIEKLS, encoded by the coding sequence ATGGGCATTCTAATAAAAAACGGTTACGTCATCTACGGCGAGAACCTTGAAGTTATCAAAGCGGACGTCCTCATCGAGAGTAATAAAATAGTAGAGGTTGCCAAAAACATCAACAAGAGCGCTGACACGGTAATAGACGCCAAAGGCAAAGTCGTCTCCCCTGGCTTCGTCAATCTGCACACCCACTCACCCATGGGCCTCTTCAGGGGCCTGGCCGATGACCTGCCGCTGATGGACTGGCTCCAGAACCACATCTGGCCAAATGAGGCTAAGCTGACGAGAGAGTACACCAAAGTTGGGGCCTACCTCGGTGCCCTTGAGATGATTAAAACTGGCACCACAACTTTTCTAGACATGTACTTCTTCATGGATGCCGTCGCTGAAGTAACCCTCGAGAGCGGTCTGAGGGGATACCTGAGCTACGGCATGATCGACCTGGGCGACCCTGAGAAGACGGAGAAAGAGATAAAGGAAGCCCTCAGAACGATGGAGTTCATCGAGGGGCTCAACTCGGAGCGCGTTCAGTTCGTCTTCGGTCCTCATGCTCCATACACCTGTTCCCTGGCCCTGCTGAAGGAGGTCAGAAGGCTTGCCAATGAGCACGGGAAGATGATAACCATCCACGTCAGCGAAACGATGGCTGAGATAGGGCAGATATCCGAGCGCTACGGCAAAAGCCCTGTTGTCCTCCTCGACGAAATCGGCTTTCTGGGGAGGGACGTCATTATAGCCCACGGGGTATGGCTCGACAGCAGGGACATACACATCCTGGCCAGGAGTGGCGTTACCGTTGCCCACAACCCTGCGAGCAACATGAAGCTCGCCAGCGGCGTCATGCCCCTCCAGAGGCTTCTTAATGCGGGCGTTAACGTCGGCCTCGGCACCGATGGGTCGGCCAGCAACAACAACCTCGATATGCTTGACGAGATGAAGCTTGCGGCTCTTCTCCACAAGGTCCACAACCTCGACCCGACGGTTGCCGATGCAAAGACCGTCTTCAGAATGGCGACCGTCAACGGTGCGAGGGCACTCGGGCTCAAGGCAGGCATCATCAAGGAGGGCTATTTGGCGGATGTGGCAATAATAGACTTCAACAAACCTCACCTGAGGCCTATAAACAATGTGGTGAGCCATCTCGTTTACGCGGCCAACGGCAACGACGTCGAAACTACAATCGTTAACGGCGAGATGCTCATGCTCGACCGCGAGGTTCTCACCCTTGACGAGGAGAAAATTCTTAGCGAGGCGGAAAAAGTTATAGAAAAGCTCTCTTAA
- a CDS encoding [protein ADP-ribosylglutamate] hydrolase, with translation MLSFEIVRGDITRFPAEAIVNAANRYLEHGGGVAYAIAKAAAGDAREYIRISKEAMREQLGKDWIEHGEVVVTPALRLERYGIKYVIHTVGPYCGGRWDEDKKEKLRKAILGALRKAEELGVKTIAFPAISAGIYGCPLEQVVRTFKETVEEFSREARSVEKVYLVLYSERDYEIARKALDFG, from the coding sequence GTGCTCTCCTTCGAAATCGTCCGTGGGGACATCACCCGCTTCCCGGCCGAGGCGATAGTCAACGCGGCGAACAGGTATCTTGAACACGGCGGCGGTGTAGCCTACGCGATAGCCAAAGCGGCCGCCGGCGATGCCCGCGAGTATATAAGGATAAGTAAGGAAGCGATGCGTGAACAGCTCGGAAAAGACTGGATAGAACACGGCGAGGTTGTTGTAACACCGGCGTTGAGGCTGGAGCGATACGGGATTAAATACGTCATTCACACGGTCGGCCCCTACTGCGGTGGGCGGTGGGATGAGGATAAAAAGGAAAAGCTGAGGAAGGCTATACTCGGCGCTCTGAGGAAGGCAGAGGAACTTGGCGTCAAAACGATAGCCTTTCCGGCGATAAGTGCGGGAATCTATGGCTGCCCCCTTGAGCAAGTCGTGAGAACGTTCAAGGAGACAGTGGAAGAGTTCTCGCGGGAAGCGAGGAGCGTCGAGAAGGTCTACCTCGTGCTGTACTCGGAGAGGGATTATGAGATTGCAAGGAAAGCCCTTGACTTTGGGTGA
- a CDS encoding NAD(P)H-hydrate dehydratase has product MRIEDVYIWDINAKWLGISPFQLMENAGAGVARTIEEKFGKGLKIAVFSGTGNNGGDGFVVARHLSFENDVTVFLVGDEVKIRSEEAKHNWEILNGLDFVRIKILKDSTYIKALDLSGFDVIVDALLGAGTKGEPREPIRSAIEKINEYAGKAKIVSVDLPSGYPSKVQVKADFAVTFQWDKEEYEGFERVVVKIGYPKELYHLVGPGDAKFALRKKGEHKGQNGRLLIIGGSEDYFGAPYLAAKAASYLVDLVYLVMPEYPAKRIADPDIILRPVEGKNFTKEHLEEVLALAEKADAVIIGPGIGLREETKEFVREFVKRCEKPMVIDADGLKAVAEDLSVLKGKTFVLTPHAGEFKVLFGVKPEGSFQEKAELVRAKAREIGGVILLKGAYDVISDGKTWKYNRTGNRGMTTGGTGDVLAGLVGALLALGNEPLRAASVGAFLNGLAGDMVKKELGENFTALEVAKKVPHAVRWVVEF; this is encoded by the coding sequence ATGAGAATCGAGGACGTTTACATCTGGGACATCAACGCCAAGTGGCTCGGAATCTCACCCTTCCAGCTCATGGAGAACGCCGGCGCTGGAGTTGCCAGAACGATTGAGGAAAAGTTTGGGAAAGGCCTCAAGATAGCCGTCTTCTCTGGAACTGGCAACAACGGTGGAGATGGCTTTGTTGTTGCCCGTCACCTGAGCTTTGAGAACGATGTAACCGTTTTTCTTGTTGGCGATGAGGTAAAAATTAGAAGTGAGGAAGCTAAGCATAACTGGGAAATCCTGAATGGCCTCGACTTCGTGAGAATCAAGATCCTCAAGGACTCGACATACATTAAGGCCCTCGATTTGTCTGGCTTCGATGTCATAGTGGATGCCCTTCTTGGAGCCGGCACGAAGGGCGAGCCGCGCGAGCCGATACGCTCGGCCATCGAGAAGATAAACGAATACGCCGGAAAGGCCAAGATAGTCAGTGTTGACCTGCCGAGCGGCTATCCCTCAAAGGTTCAAGTTAAGGCCGACTTCGCCGTAACATTTCAGTGGGACAAGGAGGAGTATGAGGGCTTCGAGCGCGTTGTGGTTAAGATAGGCTATCCCAAGGAGCTCTACCATCTCGTCGGCCCCGGTGATGCGAAGTTCGCTTTAAGGAAGAAGGGCGAGCACAAGGGTCAGAATGGAAGGCTGTTAATAATCGGCGGAAGCGAGGACTACTTCGGCGCGCCCTACTTGGCGGCAAAAGCTGCTTCATATCTTGTGGACTTGGTTTATTTAGTGATGCCGGAATATCCTGCGAAGCGCATAGCCGACCCGGATATTATTCTAAGGCCAGTCGAAGGAAAGAACTTCACAAAAGAGCATCTTGAAGAAGTCTTGGCACTGGCAGAAAAGGCTGATGCCGTCATCATAGGGCCTGGCATAGGATTAAGGGAAGAAACTAAGGAGTTCGTCAGGGAATTTGTAAAGCGCTGCGAAAAGCCGATGGTGATTGATGCGGACGGTCTGAAGGCGGTGGCAGAGGATTTGAGCGTTTTGAAAGGCAAGACCTTCGTTCTCACACCCCACGCCGGTGAGTTCAAGGTTCTCTTTGGGGTGAAGCCTGAGGGTTCCTTCCAGGAAAAAGCAGAGCTCGTGAGGGCAAAGGCAAGGGAAATTGGCGGCGTTATCCTGCTCAAAGGTGCTTACGACGTCATAAGCGACGGGAAAACCTGGAAGTACAACAGAACAGGCAACAGGGGAATGACCACCGGAGGAACTGGAGATGTCTTGGCTGGCCTCGTTGGGGCCTTGCTGGCTCTGGGCAACGAGCCGCTAAGGGCCGCTTCCGTTGGTGCCTTTCTCAACGGCCTCGCTGGGGATATGGTGAAGAAAGAGCTCGGCGAGAACTTCACAGCACTGGAGGTTGCGAAAAAAGTCCCGCACGCGGTCAGGTGGGTGGTGGAGTTCTGA
- a CDS encoding TrkA family potassium uptake protein translates to MIPALLVRRLLKFKVRVSRNKLILISMAVLGLALVFATLFMYFEKVDFFTAFYWALITMATIGYGDITPETGAGRIVAMVAAVAGISTFTALVSVLAEYFISSSLRRMMGMHRVKYVGHYVIIGQGSSVPSCVSELMSAISSGDADLKPIVVVLPSDEERKKMELPEEVEVLIGDSTNRETLERAHVEGASHVILSLEDDSKSVFTTLMIKRLSKAKVFVEALRPESVELLKQAGADRVITSRSLAGRLLASSVFEPEVVDVIDDLTTASRGYDIAAITRKELWGVPYFEAFKRLYAEGYFLVGYYRDGAVLMPGLSEPIPEGAKLLVIKRSTSTGEK, encoded by the coding sequence ATGATTCCAGCACTCCTCGTTAGAAGGCTCTTGAAATTTAAGGTGCGGGTGAGCAGAAACAAACTCATACTTATCTCCATGGCTGTCTTGGGGCTAGCACTCGTTTTTGCAACCCTGTTCATGTATTTTGAAAAGGTGGATTTCTTCACGGCGTTCTACTGGGCGTTGATAACCATGGCCACCATTGGGTACGGCGACATAACTCCCGAAACTGGGGCCGGACGGATAGTCGCGATGGTGGCCGCGGTAGCGGGTATCTCAACATTTACTGCTCTCGTTTCGGTTTTGGCTGAGTACTTCATATCGTCATCTCTAAGGAGGATGATGGGGATGCACCGAGTAAAGTATGTTGGTCATTATGTTATCATAGGTCAGGGGAGTAGTGTCCCAAGCTGTGTTAGTGAACTGATGTCTGCAATCTCTTCTGGGGATGCGGATCTAAAGCCGATCGTGGTTGTCCTCCCCAGCGATGAGGAGCGCAAGAAGATGGAACTTCCAGAAGAAGTGGAGGTTCTCATTGGGGACTCAACCAACAGGGAAACCCTTGAGCGGGCCCACGTTGAAGGGGCTTCCCATGTTATACTCTCCCTCGAGGACGACTCAAAGTCTGTCTTCACGACACTCATGATAAAGCGCCTGTCCAAGGCGAAAGTCTTCGTTGAGGCTCTCAGACCCGAGAGCGTTGAGCTCCTAAAGCAGGCTGGAGCGGATAGGGTCATAACGAGCAGGAGTCTTGCGGGTAGGCTCCTGGCGAGCTCAGTATTTGAGCCTGAGGTTGTCGATGTTATTGATGACCTGACCACCGCTTCTCGGGGCTACGACATCGCGGCGATCACTAGGAAAGAGTTATGGGGGGTTCCCTACTTTGAGGCGTTTAAGCGACTCTATGCCGAGGGTTATTTCTTGGTTGGCTACTATCGTGATGGGGCTGTTCTGATGCCCGGACTCAGTGAGCCAATCCCCGAGGGCGCGAAGCTACTCGTAATAAAGAGGTCCACTTCCACTGGAGAAAAGTGA
- a CDS encoding winged helix-turn-helix domain-containing protein, which translates to MREVLIITEPEKAKVLSEETRFRILQLLKERPMTINELSEALGKDRTTVYRHVKMLENAGLIEELDSDGNERIYTRVARLFLIKADLDESVEEFRQAYLQVEVEKLVQILEKAGAKIKDREKLKQLTKAVLNEIELNSQPIIKRVSQAEVDLTEVELFHLLNILVFLQSCELCEKAKEVKKLVEF; encoded by the coding sequence GTGAGGGAAGTCCTCATTATCACGGAACCCGAAAAGGCCAAAGTGCTCTCGGAGGAAACCCGATTCAGGATTCTGCAACTCCTCAAGGAGCGCCCAATGACGATTAACGAACTCAGCGAGGCCCTTGGAAAGGACAGAACAACCGTCTATCGACACGTGAAGATGCTCGAGAACGCTGGACTCATCGAGGAGCTCGACAGCGACGGAAACGAGAGGATTTACACCAGGGTGGCGAGGCTGTTCCTCATAAAAGCAGACTTGGACGAGAGCGTAGAGGAGTTCAGACAGGCCTATCTCCAAGTAGAGGTCGAGAAGCTCGTCCAGATTCTTGAAAAAGCGGGCGCCAAAATAAAGGACCGAGAAAAGCTGAAGCAGCTCACCAAAGCCGTACTCAACGAAATCGAACTCAACTCTCAGCCCATAATCAAGAGAGTGTCTCAGGCCGAGGTGGATCTGACTGAGGTAGAGCTCTTCCATCTTCTCAACATACTCGTTTTCCTTCAGAGCTGCGAGCTCTGCGAGAAGGCCAAGGAAGTAAAGAAGCTCGTGGAGTTCTGA
- a CDS encoding DUF473 domain-containing protein has protein sequence MEAVTLTGIARRVLDELLRSPYKTLEIRSARNVIALEKARELRMVFLTHETYQDVMAGTEGLLAELLKLESMEQRIPWEESDEREMTVCRAQVRLLGLGRIIEVKKRNTILVVKVREMLPHEMDIG, from the coding sequence ATGGAGGCAGTAACTCTCACCGGAATAGCCAGGCGCGTTCTTGACGAACTCCTCAGGAGTCCGTACAAGACGCTCGAAATCAGGAGCGCAAGAAACGTCATAGCCCTCGAGAAGGCGCGCGAGCTAAGAATGGTTTTCCTCACCCACGAGACGTATCAAGACGTTATGGCCGGAACAGAAGGGCTCCTTGCCGAGCTACTCAAGCTAGAAAGCATGGAGCAGAGGATTCCATGGGAGGAGAGCGACGAGAGGGAAATGACGGTCTGCAGGGCCCAGGTCAGGCTCCTCGGCTTGGGGCGGATAATAGAGGTCAAAAAGAGAAACACGATACTCGTCGTGAAGGTCAGAGAGATGCTCCCCCACGAGATGGACATCGGCTAA
- the nucS gene encoding endonuclease NucS — MSKVEARTNPSREELLAIIDSALSNEAILTIFARCKVHYDGRAKSELGSGDRVIIVKPDGAFLIHQSRKREPVNWQPPGSFVAVEERDGILVLRSVRRKPKEVLEVELEEVYLASLFKAEDYEELALTGSEAEMAEMIFKNPELIEEGFKPLFREKPIGHGIVDILGKDKNGNLVVLELKRRKADLHAVSQLKRYVEALKLEHGSVRGILVAPSLTSGAKKLLEKEGLEFRKVQPPKRERLKKERQTTLF; from the coding sequence ATGTCAAAAGTTGAGGCTCGAACGAACCCTTCACGGGAAGAGCTCCTCGCGATAATCGATTCTGCCCTCTCCAACGAGGCTATCCTGACGATTTTCGCCAGGTGTAAGGTTCATTACGACGGCAGAGCTAAAAGCGAGCTCGGCTCAGGGGATAGAGTCATAATTGTCAAGCCTGACGGTGCTTTTCTCATCCATCAGAGCAGGAAGCGCGAGCCCGTGAACTGGCAGCCTCCGGGAAGCTTCGTGGCCGTCGAGGAGCGCGATGGCATTCTAGTTCTCCGCTCTGTTCGAAGGAAGCCCAAGGAAGTCCTTGAGGTCGAACTGGAGGAGGTTTACCTCGCTTCTCTCTTCAAGGCTGAAGACTACGAGGAGCTGGCATTGACTGGCAGCGAGGCAGAGATGGCCGAGATGATATTCAAAAATCCAGAACTCATCGAGGAGGGCTTCAAGCCCCTCTTCCGCGAGAAGCCCATCGGCCACGGCATAGTGGACATTCTCGGGAAGGACAAAAACGGAAACCTGGTCGTTCTGGAGTTAAAGCGCAGAAAAGCTGACCTCCACGCTGTAAGCCAGCTCAAGCGCTACGTCGAGGCCCTTAAACTGGAGCACGGGAGTGTTAGGGGAATTCTCGTTGCCCCATCGCTTACCTCTGGGGCGAAAAAGCTTCTCGAAAAGGAGGGTCTGGAATTCAGGAAGGTTCAGCCGCCCAAGAGGGAGAGGCTGAAAAAGGAACGGCAGACGACGCTGTTTTAG
- a CDS encoding winged helix-turn-helix domain-containing protein yields the protein MAKVKVITDPEVIKLMLEDTRRKILGLLRNREMTISQLSEILGKTPQTIYHHIEKLKEAGLVEVKRTEMKGNLVEKYYGRTADAFYINLYLGDEELRYLARSRLKTKLEIFKALGYEFNDEELLDVMDQLLKKEHEYKTDISNEIEANEEKLKEFSNEDIIHAIEWLAMAKMGRDEEAIELLKKLGKILKK from the coding sequence ATGGCGAAGGTTAAGGTCATTACAGACCCCGAGGTCATCAAGCTGATGCTTGAAGATACTCGGAGGAAGATACTCGGACTGTTAAGGAACAGGGAAATGACGATTTCCCAGCTCAGCGAGATTCTGGGAAAGACACCACAGACAATTTACCATCATATCGAGAAGCTCAAGGAGGCTGGCCTCGTTGAGGTCAAGAGGACCGAAATGAAGGGAAACCTCGTGGAGAAGTACTACGGAAGGACGGCGGATGCCTTCTACATAAACCTCTACCTCGGCGACGAGGAGCTCCGCTACTTAGCCAGGTCGAGGCTCAAAACGAAGCTTGAGATATTCAAGGCCCTTGGTTATGAGTTCAACGACGAGGAGCTGCTGGATGTAATGGACCAGCTCCTCAAGAAGGAGCACGAATACAAGACAGATATATCCAACGAGATAGAAGCCAACGAAGAGAAGCTGAAGGAGTTCTCCAACGAGGACATAATCCACGCTATAGAGTGGCTGGCAATGGCTAAGATGGGTAGGGACGAGGAGGCCATCGAGCTCCTCAAGAAACTCGGGAAAATACTTAAAAAGTAA
- a CDS encoding S-methyl-5'-thioadenosine phosphorylase — protein sequence MPRIGIIGGSGVYGVFEPEETVKIHTPYGRPSAPIEIGKIGDVEVAFIPRHGKHHEFPPHEVPYRANIWVLKELGVERVIGVTAVGSLREEYKPGDIVITDQFIDFTKKRDYTFYNGPRVAHISMADPFCPEMRKIFYETAKELGFPVHERGTYVCIEGPRFSTRAESFMFRQYAHIIGMTLVPEVNLARELGMCYVNIATVTDYDVWADKPVDAQEVMKVMAENNYKVQELLKKAVPKIPEERHCGCADVLKNAFV from the coding sequence ATGCCGAGGATAGGTATCATAGGCGGTTCTGGTGTTTACGGAGTTTTTGAGCCAGAGGAGACGGTGAAGATCCACACCCCCTACGGCAGGCCTTCGGCGCCGATTGAGATAGGAAAAATCGGGGATGTCGAGGTTGCGTTTATACCACGCCACGGCAAGCACCACGAGTTCCCGCCGCACGAGGTTCCATACAGGGCGAACATCTGGGTCCTCAAGGAGCTCGGCGTCGAGCGCGTCATCGGCGTAACCGCCGTCGGCTCGCTCCGCGAGGAGTACAAGCCGGGGGACATCGTCATAACCGACCAGTTCATTGACTTCACCAAAAAGAGGGACTACACCTTCTACAACGGGCCAAGGGTCGCCCACATCAGCATGGCCGACCCCTTCTGCCCCGAGATGAGGAAGATATTCTACGAGACGGCTAAAGAGCTCGGCTTCCCCGTCCACGAGAGGGGCACCTACGTCTGCATCGAGGGCCCGAGGTTCTCAACGCGCGCTGAGTCATTCATGTTCCGCCAGTACGCCCACATAATAGGAATGACCCTCGTTCCAGAGGTCAACCTTGCTAGGGAGCTCGGCATGTGCTACGTAAACATCGCAACCGTTACCGACTACGACGTCTGGGCAGACAAGCCGGTTGATGCCCAGGAGGTCATGAAGGTCATGGCCGAGAACAACTACAAGGTTCAGGAGCTTCTCAAGAAGGCGGTTCCTAAGATACCCGAGGAAAGGCACTGCGGCTGTGCTGATGTTCTTAAGAACGCTTTCGTTTGA
- the radA gene encoding DNA repair and recombination protein RadA has translation MPKKKTVEDEIKELEEFEELEVVEESSSSSTKKKAQKEIKTLEDLPGVGPATAEKLREAGYDSIEAIAVASPMELKEIAGISEGAALKIIQAAREAANIGTFMRADEYMEKRRTIGRISTGSKSLDKLVGGGIETQAITEVFGEFGSGKTQLAHTLAVMVQLPPEEGGLHGSVIWIDTENTFRPERIRQIAENRGLDPEEVLHNIYVARAFNSNHQMLLVERAEEIIKEKAETDRPVKLLVIDSLMAHFRSEYVGRGTLAERQQKLAKHLADLHRIADLYDIAVFVTNQVQAKPDAFFGDPTRPVGGHILAHSATLRIYLRKGKAGKRVARLIDSPHLPEGEAIFRITDKGVED, from the coding sequence ATGCCGAAGAAAAAGACGGTTGAAGATGAAATAAAAGAGCTCGAGGAATTTGAGGAGCTCGAGGTCGTTGAGGAGTCATCATCAAGCTCAACCAAGAAAAAGGCCCAGAAGGAAATCAAAACGCTGGAGGATCTTCCTGGCGTCGGTCCGGCCACTGCCGAAAAGCTTCGCGAGGCTGGCTATGACAGCATCGAGGCCATAGCCGTTGCATCTCCAATGGAACTCAAGGAGATAGCGGGAATAAGCGAGGGCGCTGCGCTTAAGATAATTCAGGCCGCCAGAGAGGCAGCAAACATCGGAACTTTTATGCGCGCCGATGAGTACATGGAAAAGAGGAGAACCATAGGCAGGATTTCCACTGGAAGCAAGAGCCTCGACAAGCTCGTCGGTGGGGGCATTGAGACTCAGGCGATAACCGAAGTTTTCGGTGAGTTTGGAAGCGGTAAGACCCAGCTCGCTCACACGCTCGCGGTTATGGTTCAGCTTCCGCCAGAGGAGGGTGGACTTCACGGCTCCGTCATATGGATAGACACCGAGAACACCTTCAGGCCAGAGAGGATAAGGCAGATCGCCGAGAACCGTGGCCTGGATCCGGAGGAGGTTCTCCACAACATCTACGTCGCCAGAGCCTTCAACAGCAACCACCAGATGCTCCTGGTTGAGAGGGCGGAGGAGATAATCAAGGAGAAGGCCGAGACCGACAGGCCGGTTAAGCTGCTCGTCATAGACTCACTTATGGCCCACTTCAGGAGTGAGTATGTGGGCAGGGGCACCCTCGCTGAAAGACAGCAGAAGCTCGCCAAGCACCTCGCAGACCTACACCGCATAGCTGACCTCTACGACATAGCGGTCTTCGTCACCAACCAGGTTCAGGCGAAGCCGGATGCCTTCTTCGGCGACCCGACGAGACCAGTCGGTGGTCACATCTTAGCACACTCGGCGACTCTCAGGATATACCTCAGGAAGGGCAAGGCCGGCAAGAGGGTGGCGAGACTGATAGACAGCCCGCACCTGCCTGAGGGAGAAGCCATCTTTAGGATAACGGACAAGGGCGTCGAGGACTGA
- a CDS encoding DUF211 domain-containing protein, translating to MARGIRLLVLDVLKPHQPIVTELALGLSELEGVDGVNITLVEIDKETENVKITMVGDDLDYEEIVRTIEEFGGVVHSIDMVAAGKKIVEEGETPQDKLEEY from the coding sequence ATGGCAAGGGGAATAAGGCTTCTCGTTTTGGACGTGCTTAAACCACACCAGCCGATAGTGACTGAGCTAGCCCTGGGACTCAGCGAACTTGAGGGAGTCGATGGTGTCAACATCACCCTCGTGGAAATAGACAAGGAGACCGAAAACGTCAAGATAACCATGGTCGGTGACGACCTGGACTACGAGGAGATAGTCAGAACCATCGAGGAATTCGGCGGGGTCGTACACAGCATAGACATGGTCGCGGCCGGAAAGAAAATTGTCGAGGAAGGAGAAACGCCCCAGGACAAGCTGGAGGAGTATTAA